The following proteins are encoded in a genomic region of Cricetulus griseus strain 17A/GY chromosome 7, alternate assembly CriGri-PICRH-1.0, whole genome shotgun sequence:
- the LOC100772551 gene encoding cytochrome b561, with the protein MEHSAASSPATLPYYVALSQLLGLTVVAVTGAWLGLYRGGIAWESSLQFNVHPLCMVIGMIFLQGDALLVYRVFRKEAKRTTKVLHGLLHVVAFIIALVGLVAVFDYHKKKGYADLYSLHSWCGILVFVLYFVQWLVGFSFFLFPGASFSLRSRYRPQHIFSGATIFLLSVGTALLGLKEALLFKLGTKYSTFEPEGVLANVLGLLLICFGVVVLYILAQADWKRPSQAEEQALSMDFKTLTEGDSPSPQ; encoded by the exons ATGGAGCACAGTGCTGCCTCCAGCCCTGCTACACTGCCGTACTACGTGGCCTTGTCCCAGCTGCTGGGCCTCACAGTGGTGGCTGTGACTGGTGCGTGGCTGGGTCTGTACCGAGGTGGCATCGCCTGGGAAAGCTCCCTGCAGTTTAATGTGCACCCGCTCTGCATGGTCATAGGCATGATCTTCCTGCAAGGGGATG CTCTGCTGGTGTACCGTGTCTTCAGAAAAGAGGCCAAACGCACGACCAAGGTCCTGCACGGGCTGCTTCATGTTGTTGCCTTCATCATCGCCTTGGTGG GCTTGGTGGCTGTGTTCGACTATCACAAGAAGAAGGGCTATGCTGACCTGTACAGCTTGCACAGCTGGTGTGGAATCTTAGTCTTTGTTCTTTACTTTGTGCAG TGGCTCGTGGGTTTCAGCTTCTTCTTGTTCCCTGGAGCTTCGTTCTCTCTGCGGAGCCGTTACCGCCCCCAGCACATCTTTTCTGGTGCCACCATCTTCCTCCTTTCTGTGGGCACAGCCCTCCTGGGCCTGAAGGAGGCACTACTGTTCAAGCTTGG GACCAAGTACAGCACGTTTGAACCTGAGGGGGTCCTGGCCAACGTCCTGGGCCTGCTGCTGATCTGTTTTGGGGTGGTTGTACTCTACATCTTGGCTCAAGCTGACTGGAAGCGGCCTTCCCAGGCTGAAGAGCAAGCCCTCTCCATGGATTTCAAGACActgacagagggagacagtccCAGTCCCCAGTGA